From Rhododendron vialii isolate Sample 1 chromosome 10a, ASM3025357v1, the proteins below share one genomic window:
- the LOC131302795 gene encoding F-box protein At5g49610-like, whose translation MAIAYELPQDVLMEILSRLPVKTLLRFKSVSKNWYSLIQNPHFISLHRTRAGLYYCVSLVCTAENLPSQWSMYLLPDETSIQYLDLSFARRHLNKGFGHQGYCNGLMCLSLNSNILICNPATRECRLLPRPPYHEWHTSYLGFAFDSKTNDYKVVRVTGDPARVGHKIHIYVMSADSWREIVVVAPKHSFTGCHHHPCTSLDGVFYWLSFYSSGSPLYGRVHDIDVLNTVEGSFKRRSLPADIGYGCRTRICVLNDSLALVVPEYDYKRGETQFDVWLVDEYEVEECWTKTYSIGPFSGKHTPFEFSQKNEVLLTGCENGLIVLYNLSTRDIKEYKQLCNFPGLESIVQVFPYSESLVSVKR comes from the coding sequence ATGGCGATCGCATACGAGCTGCCGCAAGACGTGTTGATGGAGATCTTGTCTCGTCTCCCTGTGAAAACCCTGCTTAGATTCAAGTCGGTCTCCAAAAACTGGTACTCTCTCATCCAAAACCCTCACTTCATCTCCCTCCACCGCACCCGTGCCGGACTCTACTACTGCGTCTCCCTCGTATGCACTGCAGAAAATCTCCCCAGCCAATGGTCCATGTATTTACTCCCCGACGAAACTTCAATCCAATATCTAGATCTCTCTTTCGCCAGGCGCCACCTTAATAAGGGTTTCGGCCACCAAGGCTATTGTAACGGCCTCATGTGTCTCTCTTTGAACTCCAATATCTTGATATGCAACCCTGCGACGAGAGAATGTAGGCTACTCCCTCGACCCCCTTATCATGAGTGGCATACGAGTTATCTAGGGTTTGCTTTTGATTCAAAAACTAATGATTATAAAGTGGTTAGAGTCACTGGTGACCCCGCACGTGTTGGTcataaaattcatatttatGTCATGAGTGCAGATTCGTGGAGAGAAATCGTTGTCGTGGCGCCCAAGCACAGCTTCACCGGTTGTCATCATCATCCTTGCACGTCATTGGATGGGGTTTTCTATTGGTTGAGTTTCTACTCGTCGGGTTCTCCGTTATATGGTCGTGTCCACGATATTGATGTCTTAAACACTGTTGAAGGATCATTCAAACGGAGATCCTTACCTGCCGACATTGGCTATGGATGTCGGACTAGAATCTGTGTTCTGAATGATTCCCTTGCCCTTGTTGTGCCAGAGTATGACTACAAGCGAGGAGAGACGCAGTTTGACGTATGGTTAGTGGATGAATACGAAGTTGAGGAGTGTTGGACTAAAACGTACAGTATTGGGCCCTTCTCAGGAAAGCACACTCCATTTGAGTTTTCGCAAAAAAATGAGGTTCTTTTGACGGGGTGCGAGAATGGGTTGATTGTGTTGTACAACCTTAGTACACGGGACATAAAAGAATACAAACAGTTATGCAATTTTCCAGGACTGGAGTCCATAGTACAAGTTTTTCCATACTCAGAGAGCTTAGTGTCTGTCAAGAGATGA
- the LOC131304523 gene encoding F-box protein CPR1-like — translation MIPSDVSYPMATEWIDLPQEVLTEILSRLPAKSLLRFKSASKLWYALLQSPSFVALHHARAPTNDCLSVVTRKVEGRVKISPSLFPTQTSSIEQLDLSFTGVDAGDLHIFDSCDGVLCLYSDSNIVICNPATREFRLLPLPVYTTMHVFYLGFAFVPNANDYKVLCLYSDSNIVICNPATREFRLLPLPVYTTMHVFYLGFAFVPNANDYKVVRFVDDTGIACDEMGYPCYNDDSDSTPFLGKVEIYALSTDSWREADTVVPEYSIYHLQTHRCTSSDGVFYWLADDHCARVHVICAFRMLDELFERIPLPENFHILSLSNLCLLKDSLALVVLSDTDHWRVATFFDVWVMDEYGVKESWTKKYVIGPLLGSHDALGFRSNVEVLLTRCNNRQMVSYDLSTHTIKEYNQICDTTGIYTEQQVFPYAESLISVKT, via the coding sequence ATGATTCCATCAGATGTATCTTATCCTATGGCGACTGAATGGATCGATCTTCCGCAAGAGGTTTTGACGGAGATCCTCTCACGGCTGCCGGCGAAATCCCTCCTCCGATTCAAATCCGCCTCCAAACTCTGGTACGCTCTCCTCCAAAGCCCTAGCTTCGTCGCCCTGCACCACGCCCGCGCCCCAACCAATGACTGCCTTTCCGTCGTGACCCGGAAAGTCGAGGGCAGGGTCAAAATCTCCCCCTCCTTGTTCCCCACCCAAACTTCTTCAATCGAACAACTAGACTTGTCTTTCACCGGCGTAGACGCCGGGGATCTTCACATCTTCGACTCTTGCGACGGCGTCCTCTGTCTCTACAGTGACTCCAATATCGTGATATGTAACCCCGCTACCAGAGAATTCAGGCTACTCCCTTTACCCGTTTATACAACAATGCATGTCTTTTATCTCGGCTTTGCGTTTGTTCCCAATGCTAATGATTATAAAGTCCTCTGTCTCTACAGTGACTCCAATATCGTGATATGTAACCCCGCTACCAGAGAATTCAGGCTACTCCCTTTACCCGTTTATACAACAATGCATGTCTTTTATCTCGGCTTTGCGTTTGTTCCCAATGCTAATGATTATAAAGTTGTTAGGTTCGTTGATGATACCGGCATTGCTTGTGATGAAATGGGTTATCCTTGCTACAACGACGATTCCGATAGTACCCCCTTTCTTGGGAAAGTTGAAATCTATGCCCTGAGTACCGATAGCTGGAGAGAAGCGGACACCGTTGTGCCCGAATATTCTATCTATCACTTGCAAACCCACCGCTGCACATCATCGGATGGGGTTTTCTACTGGTTAGCTGACGATCATTGTGCTCGTGTTCATGTAATTTGTGCGTTTCGCATGTTGGACGAATTGTTCGAGCGAATACCATTGCCCGAAAACTTTCACATTCTGTCTCTTTCTAACCTCTGCCTTCTGAAGGATTCCCTTGCCCTTGTTGTTTTGTCGGACACTGACCACTGGCGAGTGGCTACGTTCTTTGACGTATGGGTAATGGATGAGTACGGAGTTAAGGAGTCTTGGACTAAAAAATACGTTATTGGACCCCTCTTAGGAAGTCACGATGCTCTGGGATTTCGGTCAAATGTTGAGGTTCTTCTGACAAGGTGCAACAATAGGCAGATGGTGTCGTATGACCTAAGTACTCACACCATAAAAGAGTATAATCAAATATGTGATACCACAGGAATATACACTGAACAACAAGTTTTTCCATATGCAGAGAGCTTGATTTCAGTCAAGACATGA